Proteins encoded together in one Amphritea japonica ATCC BAA-1530 window:
- a CDS encoding EscU/YscU/HrcU family type III secretion system export apparatus switch protein: protein MNRKTEEYKRAVALNYDHQGAPKVTAQGQGLIAEQIIRLAQENDIHIHESPELVEVLLRLELGDEIPESLYRAIAEIIAFTYKLKNPSENET, encoded by the coding sequence ATGAATCGAAAAACTGAAGAATACAAACGAGCGGTCGCCCTGAACTACGATCATCAAGGGGCTCCAAAGGTGACGGCACAGGGCCAGGGACTTATTGCTGAACAGATCATCCGGCTAGCTCAGGAAAACGACATACACATCCATGAAAGCCCAGAGCTGGTCGAGGTATTGCTGCGACTCGAATTAGGCGATGAGATACCGGAAAGCCTCTATCGGGCCATTGCTGAAATCATCGCCTTTACCTATAAGTTAAAGAACCCTTCAGAGAATGAAACCTGA
- a CDS encoding DUF2802 domain-containing protein, giving the protein MIWLGLAVVALLACVAIGYSINARRKLQQHQRQYEALINVLRNEIQALTSSSIGMGHRLMDVEKQLNITTEKQQELVNRDPGVLAYNQAARLMEMGADVDDLVKNCGIGRPEAELMALLHKEVAAPGSKS; this is encoded by the coding sequence ATGATTTGGTTAGGACTGGCTGTTGTCGCTTTACTTGCATGTGTTGCAATTGGTTATTCGATTAATGCTAGACGCAAACTACAGCAGCATCAGCGCCAGTATGAGGCGTTGATTAATGTGCTGCGAAATGAAATTCAGGCATTGACCAGTAGCTCCATCGGTATGGGGCATCGGCTGATGGATGTGGAAAAACAGCTGAACATCACTACTGAGAAGCAGCAGGAGTTAGTCAATCGGGATCCCGGTGTATTGGCGTATAACCAAGCGGCTCGCCTGATGGAGATGGGGGCTGATGTTGATGACTTGGTTAAAAACTGCGGTATTGGACGGCCTGAAGCGGAATTGATGGCGTTGTTACATAAAGAGGTAGCGGCACCGGGAAGTAAGAGCTGA